Part of the Halococcus saccharolyticus DSM 5350 genome is shown below.
GAGGAACGCGGGACGAGCGACGTCGACGAGGTGGTGATCAGTCTGCTCGCCGCGGCGAAAAACGAGCAACTCCTCTACGACATCAGCACGTGGGGTGAGAACACTGGACTCGCCAGCCGGGCCACGTTCTCGCGCAAGAAGGCCACGCTCGAAGAGCACGGCCTGATCGATACCGAGAAGGTGCCGATCGATGTCGGACGGCCGCGTCTGCGCCTCCTTCTCGGCGACGAACGCCTCCACGAAGCCGATACCGACGAGCTCGTCGGCGTCGCTCAGAGCATGCTCTCGACGGCCAGCTCGTAGTCCGTTCGTCTCCCCTCGAATCGCTCCGATCGAGCGCACGAACGTCGGGATCGGACGACGCGAACGTACCGCCACGTCCGGGATCCGATCGGTTCGAACCGGATCATTATATCCTCGGCGCGCCAAGTCGAGCTATGGCCAAATACTCGACCGGAGACGATTCGGGCGGCGGGGGGAGCTGTGAGCTCTGTGGTGCGACCGATCCGGACCTGACGACCGCGACGGTCGCGGGCGCAGAGCTCGATCTCTGTCCGAACTGTCTCGATCACGGCGAGACCGACGATCGCGGCGGGGCGAAGCGCGATCCCGACCGCAGCACCGACCGCGATACCGAGCGCGACCGCCGGCAACGTGCGGCCCGGAACACGGCGAAACTCACCGATCGGAGCGGCGACTCCTCGCGGTGGGAGCGCGAGGGGACCAACTACGACCGCGATCAGCTCCCCTACCTCGTCTCGGGATACGGCGAGCGAGTGGAACGCGCACGCGAGGACGCCGACCTCACCGTCGACGATCTCGCCGACGATCTCGATATCGCCACCGACGACCTCCAGGCGGTTGAGGAGGGTCGTGCGGCACGGGCCGACGTCGGCGGATCGCTCATCAGCGCGCTCGAAGATCACCTCGACGTGACGCTCGCCGACGAGTGAACCGGTAGCGGCGGCATCGACGAGCAGTTTCGACGGAACGCTGGCGAGCCAGTCACCACGGAGCGGGTAATTTTTGCCTGTCGCCGCCGTCCAGCGGGCATGGATCTCACCGACGAACAGCGCGCGATTCGGGACCTCGTCCGGGAGTTCGCCCGCGAGGAGATCAGGCCGGGGGCCGAGCGGGCCGACCGTGACGAAGAGTTCCCCGAGGACGCGTGGGACGGACTCGCCGACCTCGATCTGACCGGGCTCACCGTTCCGGAGGAGTACGGCGGGTTCGACGCCGACACCTTCACCTACAGTCTGGTGAACGAGGAGCTCGCGGGCGGGATGTTGGCGGTGGCGACTGCCCTCTCAGTTCACTGTCTCGCCACATCCTGCATCGCGGAGTTCGGCGACGAAGACCAGCGCGAGCGATGGCTCCCCGAGATGGTCGATGGCCGACCCGTCGGCGCGTTCGCGCTCTCGGAGCCCCACGCCGGCTCGAACCCCGCCGCGATGACGACCGAAGCGCGTCGCGAGGGTGACGAATACGTGATCAACGGAACCAAGCAGTGGATCACGAACGGCGAGCGCGCTGGCGTGGTGATCCTGTTCGCACGGACCGACCGCGACGACCGCGGCTCGATCACGCAGTTCGTCGTCCCGAAAGACACTGAGGGTCTCTCGGTCGGCCCCACGGAGGACAAACTCGGCCTGCGCGCGAGCGACACCACCAGTCTCGAGTTCGACGACGCCCGGATTCCTGCCGAAAACCGACTGACTGAGGAGGGACGCGGTCTCTCGGCGGCGCTCTCGATCCTCACCGGTGGGCGGGTCGCG
Proteins encoded:
- a CDS encoding acyl-CoA dehydrogenase family protein, which gives rise to MDLTDEQRAIRDLVREFAREEIRPGAERADRDEEFPEDAWDGLADLDLTGLTVPEEYGGFDADTFTYSLVNEELAGGMLAVATALSVHCLATSCIAEFGDEDQRERWLPEMVDGRPVGAFALSEPHAGSNPAAMTTEARREGDEYVINGTKQWITNGERAGVVILFARTDRDDRGSITQFVVPKDTEGLSVGPTEDKLGLRASDTTSLEFDDARIPAENRLTEEGRGLSAALSILTGGRVAIASQAVGLAQHALDESLSYADEREQFGSAIGDIQTIQHKLAEMRTKTQAARLLTRDAARRADAGESYREAASMAKYFAGETAVEVANEAIQIHGGYGYTTEGGVERLYRDAKITTIYEGTSEIQKNVIARELRD